In Tepidimicrobium xylanilyticum, the following proteins share a genomic window:
- a CDS encoding zf-HC2 domain-containing protein, translated as MKITCNIIGDILPLYVENMVSEDTKKVVEEHIDGCDRCKRQLKGMTSSINIPLETDTASFEKMKATLQKKKIQTIIFSIMLTVSVIVVLISFLTAREYIPYHEGLISLTESSDGIIIAKFNDEVKGYNISTEPSKIGDGFVYYITTWDSFWASSIIKKSVNNTVLNIDGKKIDSIYYYNADGSEDILIYGKDQNPNGGMVSLPRLVLGYYLLLAIALAIISGILTYVYRKKEKIRNIMLKFFLLPVSYILAHILIKGFPASSYSAKRDFLVILFVTISICIASISAINIIKE; from the coding sequence ATGAAAATAACCTGTAATATAATTGGAGATATATTACCCTTATATGTTGAGAATATGGTAAGTGAAGATACTAAGAAAGTTGTGGAAGAACATATAGATGGTTGTGATAGGTGTAAAAGGCAGCTTAAAGGAATGACTTCTTCAATAAATATACCACTGGAGACGGATACAGCATCTTTTGAGAAGATGAAAGCTACTCTGCAAAAAAAGAAAATCCAAACTATTATTTTTTCTATTATGTTGACAGTGTCTGTAATTGTTGTATTAATTAGTTTTTTAACAGCTCGTGAATATATTCCATATCATGAGGGATTGATATCTCTGACTGAAAGCAGTGATGGAATTATAATTGCAAAATTCAACGATGAAGTAAAGGGCTACAATATTAGCACTGAACCATCTAAAATAGGTGATGGATTTGTATACTATATAACTACATGGGACAGTTTTTGGGCTAGCAGCATAATAAAAAAATCTGTTAATAATACCGTCTTAAATATAGATGGGAAGAAAATAGATTCCATTTATTATTATAATGCCGATGGAAGTGAAGATATTTTGATATATGGTAAGGATCAGAACCCAAATGGTGGTATGGTTTCATTACCAAGGCTAGTTTTAGGTTACTATTTGTTATTAGCGATAGCATTAGCAATTATCAGTGGTATTTTGACGTATGTATATCGCAAAAAAGAGAAGATAAGAAATATAATGCTAAAGTTTTTTCTCTTGCCAGTATCCTATATATTAGCACATATTTTGATTAAAGGATTTCCCGCTTCCTCATATTCAGCAAAGAGGGACTTCTTAGTCATATTATTTGTTACAATATCTATATGTATAGCTTCTATATCAGCGATAAATATAATAAAAGAATGA
- the pcrA gene encoding DNA helicase PcrA — protein sequence MELINQLNDRQREAVLHGEGPLLILAGAGSGKTRVLTYRIAYLIKERGVFPGNILAITFTNKAANEMKERIDHLLDGNIEDLWIGTFHSVCVRILRKFIDKIGYSRSFSIYDRDDQITLLKECIKELNLNKDMYKESAILSLISSLKDKQIDPDTYTNQHYNEFYNRNVGEIYALYEKRLKANNALDFDDLIVKTVKLFKSDPEVLDYYQRKFKYIFVDEFQDTNKIQYELVKLLSDRYRNICVVGDPDQSIYRWRGADITNILNFEKDFEDGCTILLEQNYRSTQNILTVANHVIKNNLSRKEKNLWTNNEEGQRVAVECLLDEREEANYVVNKIERLLGKGYKPKDFAILYRTNAQSRTFEEILVKRNIPYKIVGGLRFYDRKEIKDILAYLRLIQNSADDLSLKRIANVPKRGIGNATIEKVEAYAGQVGESMYKVLLEIDEIPNLSTRAKSNLRFFVNMINQFMVMSKEMGIKDFIEEVINGVGYIKELEQDSSIEGQTRLDNIREFLSVAVDFEVNNPDGTLEDFLANISLLSDVDKTEDVDNAVTLLTVHSAKGLEFPVVFMVGMEEGLFPISRALEDEEELEEERRLCYVAITRAERLLFITYAKLRTIYGNINYTLPSRFLDEIPKEYVISSADEGRKPSLNKTRLLQVFDYTKEKKSSVSPRAAENKDVAVGDKVSHDKWGIGTIVQVKERDKDKELVIAFDKIGLKRLLLSIAPIKVLKGE from the coding sequence ATGGAATTGATAAATCAACTTAATGATAGACAGAGGGAAGCCGTTCTGCATGGAGAAGGGCCTTTACTTATTTTAGCTGGAGCAGGTTCAGGCAAGACTAGAGTGTTGACCTATAGGATAGCCTATTTAATAAAGGAAAGGGGAGTTTTTCCAGGAAATATTTTAGCAATAACCTTTACCAATAAGGCTGCCAATGAAATGAAGGAGAGAATAGACCATCTGCTGGATGGCAATATAGAAGATTTATGGATTGGAACCTTCCATTCAGTATGCGTAAGGATTCTAAGAAAATTCATAGATAAAATTGGCTATAGTAGGAGTTTTTCCATCTACGATAGGGACGACCAAATTACCCTACTAAAGGAATGTATCAAAGAACTTAATCTGAATAAAGATATGTATAAGGAAAGTGCAATTTTAAGCCTTATAAGTTCCTTAAAGGATAAGCAGATTGACCCAGATACATATACAAATCAGCATTATAACGAATTCTATAATAGAAATGTAGGGGAGATATACGCCCTCTACGAGAAAAGGCTTAAAGCTAACAATGCACTAGATTTTGACGATTTGATAGTAAAGACTGTAAAACTATTTAAATCCGACCCTGAAGTATTAGATTACTACCAAAGGAAGTTTAAATATATATTCGTAGATGAATTCCAAGATACCAATAAGATACAATATGAGTTGGTGAAGCTTCTTTCAGATAGGTACAGAAATATATGTGTGGTTGGGGACCCAGACCAAAGCATTTACAGGTGGAGAGGGGCTGATATAACTAATATATTGAATTTTGAAAAGGATTTTGAGGATGGTTGTACTATTTTGTTGGAGCAAAACTACCGCTCTACTCAAAACATATTGACTGTGGCTAACCATGTGATAAAGAATAATTTAAGTAGAAAAGAGAAAAACTTATGGACTAACAATGAAGAAGGGCAGAGGGTAGCTGTAGAATGCCTTTTAGATGAAAGGGAAGAAGCAAACTATGTGGTCAATAAAATAGAAAGGCTATTAGGTAAAGGATATAAGCCCAAAGACTTTGCAATCCTCTATAGAACCAATGCCCAATCTAGAACTTTTGAGGAAATACTTGTTAAAAGGAATATTCCCTATAAGATTGTAGGTGGTTTAAGGTTCTACGACAGAAAGGAAATCAAGGACATTTTAGCCTATTTAAGATTGATCCAAAATTCTGCTGACGACCTATCCCTTAAGCGTATAGCAAACGTACCCAAAAGAGGTATTGGTAATGCTACCATAGAAAAAGTTGAAGCTTATGCTGGCCAAGTTGGAGAAAGCATGTATAAAGTCTTGTTGGAGATAGATGAGATTCCCAATCTTTCTACAAGGGCTAAGAGCAATCTAAGATTCTTTGTGAATATGATAAATCAATTTATGGTTATGAGTAAAGAAATGGGAATTAAGGATTTTATCGAAGAGGTTATAAATGGGGTAGGATATATAAAGGAATTAGAACAAGACTCTAGTATAGAAGGCCAGACCCGTTTGGACAACATTAGGGAGTTCTTATCGGTGGCAGTAGATTTTGAAGTAAACAATCCTGATGGGACTTTAGAGGATTTTTTGGCTAATATATCCCTTCTTTCCGATGTGGATAAGACGGAAGATGTGGATAATGCGGTAACCTTATTAACGGTTCACTCAGCTAAAGGATTGGAGTTTCCAGTGGTGTTTATGGTAGGCATGGAGGAGGGGTTATTTCCCATATCTAGGGCTTTAGAAGATGAGGAGGAATTAGAAGAGGAAAGAAGGCTTTGTTATGTAGCAATTACTAGAGCTGAAAGATTACTGTTTATAACCTATGCAAAGCTTAGAACCATCTATGGAAATATAAACTATACACTGCCTTCCAGGTTTTTAGATGAAATTCCTAAAGAATATGTAATATCATCGGCAGATGAAGGAAGGAAGCCTAGTTTAAATAAAACACGACTGCTACAGGTATTCGATTATACTAAGGAAAAGAAAAGCTCTGTATCTCCTAGGGCTGCTGAGAATAAGGATGTAGCTGTAGGTGATAAGGTAAGCCATGACAAATGGGGAATTGGAACCATTGTTCAAGTTAAGGAGAGGGATAAAGATAAGGAATTGGTAATTGCCTTCGATAAGATAGGTCTTAAAAGATTACTTCTTTCTATTGCTCCCATAAAAGTGTTGAAAGGAGAATAG
- a CDS encoding (Fe-S)-binding protein, translated as MKISDKSMKYIIEEQKCIGCNACMKGCPMLGKFCDSPKILLRELLETGAFDYRLPYSCMLCGYCTEVCPKGVDLKELFLELRRDAVNETKGNLPKELRASAVDMHQRFSFSAIFTSNIENLQSDVVFFPGCALMSHSPKIVYATYKYLRGKISGMGIYNKCCGKPTRFMGKEDKFQEYFSLVENEFKNKKVKRVITGCQNCFMTISENSNTVETISLWEVLADVGIPEDRRNLGLIYNFTIHDPCPTRGEEKIHESIRKIIKEFGLNVKEMKFNRRKTLCCGSGGMVGLTQPNIAREHTNRRANEADTDYIITYCQECVESMRRGGKNSYHILDLLFNDDFESIEKNKSTLGKWINRYKGKHLGRK; from the coding sequence ATGAAAATAAGTGATAAATCCATGAAATATATTATAGAAGAACAAAAATGCATTGGATGCAATGCCTGCATGAAGGGATGTCCAATGCTTGGTAAGTTTTGTGATTCTCCAAAGATTCTTTTAAGGGAGTTGCTGGAGACAGGGGCCTTTGACTATAGGCTTCCATATTCTTGTATGCTTTGTGGCTATTGTACTGAAGTGTGTCCAAAAGGAGTAGATTTAAAGGAGTTATTTTTAGAACTTAGAAGGGATGCAGTAAATGAAACTAAGGGAAATCTCCCAAAAGAACTGAGAGCATCAGCAGTAGATATGCATCAAAGATTTAGTTTTTCCGCTATATTTACATCTAATATAGAAAATCTCCAATCTGATGTAGTGTTTTTTCCAGGATGTGCACTAATGTCCCATAGTCCCAAAATAGTATATGCTACCTACAAATACCTTAGGGGTAAAATTTCAGGTATGGGAATATATAACAAATGCTGTGGAAAGCCTACTAGGTTTATGGGAAAAGAAGATAAATTTCAAGAATATTTCTCCCTAGTGGAAAATGAGTTTAAAAATAAGAAGGTTAAAAGGGTAATTACAGGATGTCAAAATTGCTTTATGACTATAAGCGAAAATTCTAATACTGTAGAGACGATATCCTTGTGGGAAGTATTAGCGGATGTAGGCATTCCAGAGGATAGAAGAAATCTTGGATTAATTTATAACTTTACAATTCACGATCCTTGTCCCACTAGAGGTGAGGAAAAGATTCATGAATCTATAAGAAAGATCATAAAAGAGTTTGGATTAAATGTTAAGGAGATGAAATTTAATCGTAGAAAAACTCTTTGCTGTGGCTCAGGAGGCATGGTAGGCCTTACCCAACCTAATATAGCAAGGGAACATACTAATAGAAGAGCCAATGAAGCAGATACAGACTATATAATCACCTACTGTCAAGAATGTGTAGAATCTATGAGAAGAGGCGGTAAGAATTCATACCATATATTAGATTTATTGTTTAATGATGATTTTGAAAGTATAGAGAAGAATAAGTCTACACTGGGAAAGTGGATTAATAGATATAAAGGTAAGCATTTAGGTAGAAAGTAG
- a CDS encoding TVP38/TMEM64 family protein, with amino-acid sequence MKNKKSFIKWIGLIILIVSIVFIIIKFNFLKDYGIEEIKDYIGNKGVMAPVIYVVLLSLLPLLFFPDSVLVIAGGMVFGIFKGVILTSMGSLIGGIIAFGISRMFGTRVVKKLVKKDIAIFENNNKRSAFFLILMLRLIPLFPYKVVSYSAGLTDMKLIDFSLATVIGSLPGIIVYTNLGDKATAFGSRDFYISIALVVILFAVSFAVKKVFKKRETVNKN; translated from the coding sequence ATGAAGAATAAAAAGAGTTTTATAAAATGGATAGGGCTGATTATACTGATAGTGTCCATAGTATTTATAATTATCAAATTTAATTTCCTCAAAGACTATGGCATTGAAGAAATAAAGGATTATATTGGAAATAAGGGAGTCATGGCACCTGTTATCTATGTTGTGCTGCTTTCTTTGCTACCATTATTGTTCTTTCCTGATTCAGTTTTAGTAATTGCAGGGGGCATGGTATTTGGGATCTTTAAAGGTGTAATTTTAACATCTATGGGTTCCTTAATAGGAGGAATTATAGCCTTTGGTATATCCCGAATGTTTGGAACTAGAGTTGTTAAAAAACTTGTAAAAAAGGATATAGCTATATTTGAAAATAACAATAAAAGAAGTGCATTTTTCTTAATACTGATGTTAAGGTTGATACCTTTATTTCCATACAAAGTAGTAAGCTACAGTGCTGGTCTTACAGACATGAAGCTTATAGATTTTTCGCTGGCAACAGTAATAGGCTCATTGCCAGGAATTATAGTCTATACAAACCTGGGAGACAAGGCGACAGCCTTTGGCAGCAGGGATTTCTATATTTCCATAGCATTAGTGGTGATTTTATTTGCAGTTTCTTTTGCCGTGAAAAAAGTATTTAAAAAAAGGGAGACTGTTAACAAAAATTAA
- a CDS encoding TIGR04283 family arsenosugar biosynthesis glycosyltransferase gives MISIIVPVLNEGKTIENLLKDLSGLSGEKEIIVVDGGSHDNTVEIASKYSKVVGSKKGRGKQMNEGAKTARGNVLWFVHSDSKVSQDALGGIEEAITEGYIGGGFSLYFNDYDTKFMRFVSTTSNWRARYLKLFFGDQGIFIRRDIFNDLGGYKEIELMEDWDFSRRMAKKGKMKLLDIKIGTSARRFKQGGQLRTLLLMHRIKILYMLGVPPSKLNKIYREAR, from the coding sequence TTGATTTCAATAATTGTTCCCGTATTAAATGAAGGGAAGACTATAGAGAATCTTCTTAAGGATCTTAGTGGTCTTAGTGGTGAAAAAGAAATAATTGTTGTCGATGGTGGCAGCCATGATAACACTGTTGAAATAGCATCTAAATATAGCAAAGTAGTTGGAAGTAAAAAAGGAAGAGGAAAGCAGATGAATGAAGGGGCTAAAACAGCAAGGGGAAATGTGCTGTGGTTTGTTCATTCTGATTCCAAAGTATCTCAGGATGCTCTAGGTGGCATTGAAGAAGCTATAACGGAAGGATATATTGGAGGAGGCTTTTCCCTTTACTTCAATGATTATGATACTAAATTCATGAGATTTGTGTCTACAACATCTAATTGGAGAGCTAGGTATTTAAAGCTCTTTTTTGGAGACCAGGGCATATTTATTAGAAGGGACATATTTAATGATCTAGGGGGATATAAGGAGATAGAGTTAATGGAAGATTGGGATTTTTCTAGAAGGATGGCAAAAAAAGGGAAAATGAAGCTGCTTGATATAAAAATAGGTACTTCAGCCAGGCGGTTTAAGCAAGGAGGGCAGCTTAGAACCTTGCTATTAATGCATAGGATTAAAATACTATATATGCTGGGAGTTCCTCCTTCAAAACTTAACAAAATTTATAGGGAGGCGAGATAA
- a CDS encoding RNA polymerase sigma factor, with product MDQDLQLIKQVLAGNKAAFEKIVEKYKGYVFAIIFNFVKDHYEVESIAQEVFLQIYISLPEFKFDNFKGWISRITANKAIDWKRKKQSKFREETMEYMEAIADREKIGEYKTPEDLLIEKEHREKIRRVCKNIPSIYENVIIKYYFQEKSYEEIAEEEGITVKTVASRLYRGRNILREKWRLEEDETL from the coding sequence ATGGACCAAGATTTACAGCTAATAAAACAGGTGTTAGCAGGAAATAAGGCTGCCTTTGAAAAAATAGTAGAAAAATATAAGGGATATGTATTTGCAATTATATTTAATTTTGTAAAAGATCATTATGAAGTTGAAAGTATAGCCCAAGAAGTATTTCTTCAGATTTATATCTCCCTTCCAGAATTTAAATTTGATAACTTTAAAGGATGGATCAGTAGAATTACAGCAAACAAGGCCATAGATTGGAAAAGGAAGAAGCAAAGCAAGTTTAGAGAAGAAACTATGGAATACATGGAAGCCATTGCTGATAGAGAAAAAATAGGTGAATATAAAACGCCTGAGGATTTATTGATAGAAAAGGAGCATAGGGAAAAAATCCGTCGGGTGTGCAAGAACATTCCATCTATATACGAAAATGTAATCATTAAATACTATTTCCAGGAAAAATCCTATGAAGAGATTGCAGAGGAAGAGGGGATTACTGTAAAAACTGTAGCCTCAAGGCTTTATCGAGGCCGGAATATTCTAAGAGAGAAATGGAGGTTAGAAGAGGATGAAACATTATGA
- a CDS encoding phosphotransferase — protein MLKDKLIPQINEYLKNSEVKKLLGLTDNVNVKFLAQGEYNINFALYDYGKKYVFRVNTGSQLEIDNQIRYEYNAIKSLERSGVTPKAYYVDDTKSFFNYGILIMEYLDGRPLDYGKDLNKAAEIFANIHSLELSEEDRSTFIVEDNVFTERILESRRLLKDFFISDKISKELKNFFHKFLNWAEKNRYKEKYFIENKWHVINNTEVNSHNFIIGEDESYLIDWEKPVISDPCQDLTQFLSPTTTLWKTDYVLNEEERKEFFKTYVKDLRGEDNNIRERVELYTPYLYLRALSWCAYAYLEYLNPNKDIKNMDTFNTIKEYLDINFMEKLLKEYL, from the coding sequence ATGTTGAAAGATAAACTAATACCACAAATCAATGAATACCTTAAGAATAGTGAAGTAAAAAAGCTTCTAGGATTAACTGATAATGTGAATGTAAAGTTTTTAGCTCAGGGTGAGTATAATATTAACTTTGCACTATATGATTACGGAAAGAAATATGTATTTAGAGTAAATACGGGAAGCCAATTAGAGATTGATAATCAAATTAGATATGAATACAATGCCATTAAGTCCTTGGAAAGAAGCGGAGTTACTCCCAAGGCCTATTATGTAGATGATACTAAGTCTTTTTTTAACTATGGTATTTTAATAATGGAATATTTGGATGGAAGGCCGTTGGATTATGGTAAGGACTTAAATAAAGCAGCTGAAATATTTGCAAATATTCATTCTCTAGAGCTATCTGAAGAGGATAGGAGTACATTTATAGTTGAAGATAATGTATTTACAGAGAGAATTTTAGAAAGCAGAAGGCTATTAAAGGATTTCTTCATATCAGATAAAATTTCAAAGGAATTAAAGAATTTTTTCCATAAGTTTCTAAACTGGGCAGAAAAGAACAGGTATAAGGAAAAGTATTTTATTGAAAATAAATGGCATGTAATAAATAATACAGAAGTTAATTCTCACAATTTCATAATAGGTGAAGATGAGAGCTACTTAATAGACTGGGAAAAGCCTGTTATAAGTGATCCATGTCAGGATTTGACTCAGTTTTTATCCCCTACTACCACATTGTGGAAAACAGACTATGTATTAAATGAAGAAGAAAGAAAAGAGTTTTTTAAAACCTATGTAAAAGATCTTAGAGGAGAAGATAATAACATAAGAGAAAGGGTAGAATTATATACCCCTTATTTATACCTAAGAGCTTTATCCTGGTGTGCCTATGCCTATCTTGAATACTTAAATCCCAATAAAGATATAAAGAATATGGACACATTTAATACTATAAAGGAGTATCTAGATATAAACTTTATGGAGAAGTTGCTAAAGGAGTATTTATGA
- a CDS encoding rhodanese-like domain-containing protein, producing the protein MNSKGLKFTSLMLILVLTMILTVACEQAENEPAGTTETGSESEIAEIKTMTGDELVEQNSGKKKDEVLIIDVRSVEEYKAGHIQHAININVDEIEDRISEIEDYKEKPVILYCNSGKKSGTAAEILVNNGFKDVTNAEGVKEYEYDLVHYDDVRGATFEKLIEENSDIVLVDVRPADQANKEGMISGAINIPFDEIESNLDKLPKDKTIALYCNTGTKSAEVAKLLEDLGYKNIVNATEGVKEYSFKLEK; encoded by the coding sequence ATGAATAGTAAAGGACTTAAGTTCACTTCATTAATGCTTATTTTAGTTTTAACTATGATTTTAACTGTTGCATGTGAGCAAGCTGAAAACGAACCAGCTGGTACTACAGAAACTGGATCTGAATCAGAGATAGCTGAAATTAAAACTATGACTGGTGACGAACTAGTAGAGCAAAATTCAGGAAAGAAAAAAGACGAAGTATTGATTATTGATGTCCGATCAGTAGAAGAATACAAAGCAGGTCACATTCAACACGCAATCAATATAAACGTTGATGAAATCGAAGACAGAATTAGTGAAATAGAAGATTATAAAGAAAAACCAGTTATATTATATTGTAACTCTGGCAAAAAGAGTGGAACAGCGGCTGAAATATTGGTTAACAATGGATTTAAAGATGTAACTAATGCAGAAGGTGTTAAGGAATATGAATATGATTTAGTGCATTATGATGATGTAAGAGGTGCTACTTTTGAGAAACTTATAGAAGAAAATTCAGATATAGTATTGGTAGATGTTAGGCCTGCAGACCAAGCTAATAAAGAAGGAATGATATCGGGCGCTATTAATATTCCATTTGACGAAATTGAATCAAATCTAGACAAGTTACCCAAGGATAAAACTATAGCATTATATTGCAATACTGGAACTAAAAGTGCTGAAGTAGCTAAACTATTAGAAGACCTTGGATATAAAAATATTGTAAATGCGACTGAAGGTGTGAAGGAATACTCTTTTAAATTAGAAAAGTAA
- a CDS encoding RNA polymerase sigma factor, whose protein sequence is MTELENLYNSYFKDVYLFIYGLSGNKHIAEDITSETFIKAINSIGNFKGTCDIRVWLYQIAKNSYYSYLRKNKKLVSMDSLPEQKDDLDIEKKISESDESMRIHEILHSLNEPYKEVFTLRVFGELSFKQIASLFGKSENWACVTYHRARNKIKLRLEGYK, encoded by the coding sequence GTGACGGAGCTAGAGAATTTATATAATAGTTACTTTAAGGATGTTTATTTATTTATCTATGGTTTATCTGGAAATAAGCATATTGCAGAAGATATTACTTCAGAGACCTTTATAAAAGCAATTAATTCCATAGGTAATTTCAAAGGTACTTGTGATATACGGGTATGGTTATATCAAATTGCTAAAAATTCCTATTACTCTTATTTACGGAAAAACAAGAAACTAGTAAGCATGGATTCGCTTCCTGAGCAAAAAGATGATTTAGACATAGAGAAAAAAATATCTGAATCAGACGAATCCATGAGGATTCATGAAATTCTACATAGTCTTAATGAACCCTATAAGGAAGTATTTACGCTAAGAGTATTTGGAGAATTAAGCTTTAAACAGATAGCTTCTTTATTTGGGAAAAGTGAAAATTGGGCTTGCGTCACTTATCACCGGGCAAGAAATAAGATAAAATTGAGATTGGAGGGTTATAAATGA
- a CDS encoding TIGR04282 family arsenosugar biosynthesis glycosyltransferase, with translation MEALILMTRIPIPGQTKTRLMDIFTGEECAEIHRCFLLDLFSMFGYIKEDVDIFLSYTPDGSLNILEEILPDYIRTFPQRGDNLGKRMENAINKVLNMGYKKVILIGSDIPSIQPEDVMEGFEILDDNDLCLGTTFDGGYYLIGMKKLYKEIFDDSIKWGRKTVLEGTMQIANNLGLRVGLATKHMDIDTMEDIIRFKEKINSGYFTGKILPKHTVAYLEKHRGEIKYVER, from the coding sequence ATGGAAGCCCTAATACTTATGACAAGAATACCTATACCAGGGCAAACTAAGACAAGATTGATGGATATATTTACTGGAGAAGAATGTGCGGAAATCCATAGATGTTTTTTGCTAGATTTATTCAGTATGTTTGGATACATTAAGGAAGATGTAGACATTTTTTTGAGCTATACACCAGATGGAAGTTTAAATATTCTAGAAGAAATTTTGCCTGATTATATCAGAACTTTTCCTCAAAGGGGAGATAATTTAGGGAAGAGAATGGAAAATGCTATAAATAAAGTATTAAATATGGGATATAAAAAGGTCATATTAATAGGCTCTGATATACCTAGTATCCAACCGGAAGATGTAATGGAAGGATTTGAAATATTAGATGATAATGACTTGTGTTTAGGTACTACTTTTGATGGAGGATACTATCTAATTGGAATGAAAAAGTTATATAAAGAGATTTTTGATGATAGCATAAAATGGGGTAGAAAGACGGTCCTTGAAGGTACTATGCAAATAGCAAACAATCTTGGCTTAAGGGTTGGACTTGCTACTAAACATATGGATATTGATACAATGGAAGATATAATTCGATTTAAAGAAAAAATAAATAGTGGATATTTTACAGGTAAAATTTTACCTAAACATACGGTTGCCTATTTGGAAAAGCACAGAGGTGAAATTAAGTATGTTGAAAGATAA
- a CDS encoding TVP38/TMEM64 family protein, with protein sequence MNVLWERLKEVKKSTWIKLGVIVVLALIYLFVKPVKDAITNVVYILSSLDVEGIKEYILSFGIWAPIVSFLLMVFQSIAAPLPAFLITFANAGLFGWIKGAILSWSSAMVGAVLCFYIARIYGRGTVEKLTNKFALEEVDKFFDRYGNYAILIARLLPFMSFDLVSYAAGLTPMKLWPFIWATGLGQLPATIVYSYVGGMLTGGVKKFVTGLLILFSLSILVFLIKKIWNERNKVKE encoded by the coding sequence TTGAATGTATTGTGGGAAAGGTTAAAAGAAGTTAAAAAATCTACATGGATAAAATTAGGGGTAATTGTAGTATTGGCGTTAATATATCTGTTTGTAAAACCGGTAAAAGATGCTATAACTAATGTAGTATATATCCTAAGCTCATTAGATGTAGAGGGGATAAAGGAATATATTCTTTCCTTTGGGATTTGGGCGCCAATTGTATCGTTTTTACTTATGGTGTTCCAGTCCATAGCTGCACCACTTCCAGCATTTTTAATAACTTTTGCCAACGCTGGATTGTTTGGATGGATTAAGGGGGCTATCCTTTCTTGGTCATCTGCCATGGTTGGAGCGGTATTGTGTTTTTATATAGCTAGAATATACGGAAGGGGTACAGTTGAGAAGCTGACAAATAAATTTGCTTTGGAAGAGGTTGACAAGTTTTTTGATAGATATGGCAATTATGCAATTTTAATTGCAAGATTATTGCCCTTTATGTCTTTTGATTTAGTAAGCTATGCAGCTGGACTTACCCCTATGAAATTATGGCCATTTATATGGGCAACGGGATTGGGCCAGCTCCCTGCCACTATAGTATACTCTTATGTAGGTGGCATGTTGACTGGTGGAGTTAAGAAATTTGTTACAGGACTTCTGATATTATTCTCCCTTAGTATATTGGTATTTTTAATAAAGAAAATATGGAATGAAAGAAATAAGGTTAAGGAATAA